From a region of the Sminthopsis crassicaudata isolate SCR6 chromosome 6, ASM4859323v1, whole genome shotgun sequence genome:
- the ZNF518B gene encoding zinc finger protein 518B isoform X8: MQVQNSEEKHPEGGERRKGPDARPGLGELSSTEKERLVENKRPCNVFGNKRLSPTSVSFNFLEQVDLSLTNKSQSTESSRNLGTSLENKPNQELTTSTVFNQSNSACSQPKEAVDKDKQEKMTFKDPTESKMKTKEAVISKKKPDLQSDSSNSLPDVCIFMTSRHLRLMPVRTEQLIKCPRRNQPVVVLNHPDVDSVEVINVMKVVNKYKGNVLKVVLSERTCDQLGVKRHHSRLIYQNTEAMPVKKQTMLKMKLKKIHKNSYQVVDSLPGESVQGMFKCWFCGRIYEDQEEWMSHGQRHLIEATRDWEQLSPPLGIPK; the protein is encoded by the coding sequence ATGCAAGTCCAGAACAGTGAGGAGAAGCACCCGGAGGGTGGTGAAAGGAGGAAGGGTCCTGATGCCAGACCTGGCTTGGGAGAGCTCAGTTCCACTGAGAAGGAACGTTTAGTAGAGAATAAGCGGCCTTGCAATGTGTTTGGCAACAAAAGGCTGTCGCCAACATCTGTTTCCTTCAATTTTCTTGAACAAGTAGATTTATCTTTGACAAATAAAAGTCAGTCAACAGAGAGTTCCAGGAATCTTGGTACATCATTGGAGAATAAACCAAATCAAGAACTGACTACTAGTACTGTTTTTAACCAATCAAATTCTGCATGTTCACAGCCAAAAGAAGCCGTTGACAAGGATAAGCAGGAAAAAATGACTTTCAAAGATCCCACGGAGTCCAAAATGAAGACAAAGGAGGCAGTTATCTCCAAGAAAAAACCAGACCTTCAATCTGACTCCAGCAACTCGCTTCCAGATGTTTGTATTTTTATGACATCAAGACATCTCAGACTTATGCCTGTCAGAACAGAACAATTGATTAAATGCCCCCGCCGGAACCAGCCAGTTGTTGTGTTAAACCATCCAGATGTTGATTCAGTGGAAGTGATTAATGTGATGAAGGTTGTCAACAAGTACAAAGGCAATGTCCTCAAAGTGGTTTTATCTGAGCGAACATGTGACCAGCTAGGTGTAAAACGGCATCACAGTCGACTTATCTATCAGAACACGGAGGCAATGCCAGTGAAAAAGCAGACTATGCtgaaaatgaaacttaaaaagaTCCACAAGAACAGCTACCAGGTAGTGGATTCCTTACCAGGTGAATCAGTACAGGGTATGTTTAAATGTTGGTTTTGTGGAAGGATATATGAAGACCAGGAAGAGTGGATGAGTCATGGGCAGCGACACTTGATAGAAGCAACCAGAGATTGGGAGCAGCTTTCTCCTCCTTTGGGGATCCCCAAATGA
- the ZNF518B gene encoding zinc finger protein 518B isoform X3, producing the protein MPGTEHAEDCIPEISLTEGLELNTQLFLEMQIKKMKEIIPQLYTNQVNDRNNSLTTSPKQLDSEHVNQPNGHEVQPNGHEARRLHGYQERRAEDDDRMSIVTCMRCRSVQKIPLEELKKDQMFFACVKCNLGVSPPFPSLNDMPNAIDSGNKDNATSRTITNQFKVKNFQPGKYYCDKCRFSTKDALQYKKHTLQHEDIKFFCSHCSYVSYTKGEFQRHLVKHTGSFPYQCEYCDYGAVRNDYIVKHTRRVHETSGEKRTFKQTLEYQSKRISFSKQNSEVLFSEGPKSSSFLNEPSDLSLCFPGHGDQDRADCEPIPFKKSRECSKEEAASAPDQACLPEPSKVNFFENENIEVELLSPAKEAVKPGVPLTVVAPAELKVPENCLAQLIDVKVVNGTQQLVLKLIPLKEKSGLAPGSDEGKYELVSRSTVPYEREKLVPTEQALPAVHRSPEKPLDINNLHSTDYTHVKDLGRRKTCVSQVLKDKAEMYQSPCKSCPNRDRIGEWRQEMPSVPYRAALSPVSSRDGDMRQNKCCSSLSVVNSGTLCSPLKRSGVVSHLSALSSYQDRSPNHLEKSPSTCRPAEAIGTFAERGILPVSPRASLHRNEVGSFKMVAYSKSPKQAQAKEPSGDLNWVPNSSLHGEQSHITLIGENDNNTQDPEEIILEDLMGVTIQNSESTSSDGPVISSVFSLSSGIENIPEGIKWDDASCCRTTSVNSLQRKIVQLVAATDSSAPSLSPLNPVEHLSLPLGTPIDCVLAHPALNLDPRPRWELQNNIAGIEQFTHQQMQVQNSEEKHPEGGERRKGPDARPGLGELSSTEKERLVENKRPCNVFGNKRLSPTSVSFNFLEQVDLSLTNKSQSTESSRNLGTSLENKPNQELTTSTVFNQSNSACSQPKEAVDKDKQEKMTFKDPTESKMKTKEAVISKKKPDLQSDSSNSLPDVCIFMTSRHLRLMPVRTEQLIKCPRRNQPVVVLNHPDVDSVEVINVMKVVNKYKGNVLKVVLSERTCDQLGVKRHHSRLIYQNTEAMPVKKQTMLKMKLKKIHKNSYQVVDSLPGESVQGAEHGRLDQC; encoded by the coding sequence ATGCCAGGAACGGAACATGCCGAGGATTGCATACCAGAGATATCATTGACTGAAGGCTTGGAACTCAACACACAATTGtttttagaaatgcaaattaagaaaatgaaggaaataataccACAGTTGTATACAAATCAGGTGAATGACAGAAATAACTCTTTGACTACATCCCCCAAACAACTTGACAGTGAACATGTGAATCAGCCCAATGGGCATGAAGTTCAGCCCAATGGGCATGAAGCTCGCCGCCTCCATGGGTATCAAGAGAGAAGGGCAGAGGATGATGACAGGATGTCTATTGTTACTTGTATGAGGTGTAGAAGTGTTCAAAAAATCCCACTCGAGGAGCTGAAAAAGGACCAGATGTTCTTTGCTTGTGTCAAGTGCAACTTAGGTgtatctcctcccttcccttccttgaaTGATATGCCAAATGCTATTGATTCAGGAAATAAAGACAATGCTACTTCAAGGACTATTACTAAccaatttaaagtaaaaaacttTCAGCCAGGCAAATATTACTGTGATAAGTGCCGATTTTCTACCAAGGACGCTCTGCAATATAAAAAGCACACACTCCAGCATGAAGATATAAAATTCTTTTGTTCACACTGCAGCTATGTCTCCTACACAAAAGGAGAATTCCAGAGGCATTTGGTGAAACACACAGGATCATTTCCGTATCAGTGTGAGTATTGTGATTATGGTGCCGTCAGAAATGATTACATAGTTAAGCACACACGACGAGTTCATGAGACCAGCGGAGAGAAGCGAACTTTTAAACAGACTCTGGAATACCAGTCAAAGAGAATCAGTTTTTCCAAACAGAACTCTGAGGTTCTTTTCAGTGAAGGTCCTAAGTCAAGTTCTTTTCTGAATGAGCCATCAGATTTGTCTTTATGTTTCCCTGGCCATGGAGATCAGGACAGAGCAGACTGTGAACCTATTCCCTTTAAAAAGTCCAGGGAGTGCAGCAAGGAGGAAGCAGCTTCAGCTCCTGACCAAGCCTGCCTTCCAGAACCAAGCAAAGTTAacttttttgagaatgaaaacaTAGAAGTCGAGTTATTGTCACCAGCCAAAGAAGCTGTGAAGCCAGGCGTGCCACTGACTGTGGTGGCCCCAGCCGAACTGAAAGTTCCTGAGAACTGTTTAGCCCAGTTGATAGATGTGAAGGTAGTCAATGGAACCCAACAACTTGTTTTAAAGCTAATTCCTCTGAAAGAAAAAAGTGGCCTTGCGCCTGGCTCTGATGAAGGTAAGTATGAGCTTGTGAGCAGATCCACAGTGCCATATGAGCGAGAAAAACTAGTGCCTACTGAACAAGCTCTACCAGCAGTGCACAGGAGTCCTGAAAAGCCATTGGACATTAATAATCTGCACTCCACAGATTATACCCATGTGAAGGATCTAGGTCGCAGAAAGACTTGTGTTTCTCAAGTGTTAAAGGATAAAGCAGAGATGTATCAAAGCCCATGTAAGTCCTGTCCAAATCGTGACAGAATTGGGGAGTGGAGGCAAGAAATGCCTTCAGTTCCATATCGAGCAGCTCTTTCTCCTGTTTCCTCAAGAGATGGTGATATGAGACAAAATAAGTGTTGTTCTTCGTTGTCTGTGGTGAACAGTGGTACTTTATGCAGTCCTTTGAAAAGGTCAGGTGTTGTGTCACATTTGTCTGCCCTCTCTTCCTATCAAGACCGATCTCCGAATCATTTAGAGAAATCACCTTCAACTTGCAGACCTGCTGAAGCTATTGGGACTTTTGCAGAAAGAGGCATTTTGCCAGTAAGCCCAAGGGCCTCTCTGCATAGAAATGAAGTTGGTAGTTTTAAAATGGTAGCTTACAGCAAATCACCGAAACAAGCACAAGCAAAAGAACCTTCAGGTGATCTAAACTGGGTGCCAAATTCCTCATTACATGGTGAACAATCACACATCACTTTAATTGGAGAAAATGATAACAACACCCAAGACCCTGAGGAGATTATTTTGGAAGATCTGATGGGAGTTACTATTCAGAATTCAGAAAGCACTTCATCAGATGGTCCTGTTATTTCATCAGTATTTTCTCTCAGTTCTGGGATTGAAAATATCCCCGAAGGAATTAAATGGGACGATGCAAGTTGTTGTAGGACAACATCAGTCAATTCATTGCAAAGGAAAATCGTCCAGTTGGTTGCTGCTACTGATTCTTCAGCACCTTCATTGTCTCCTTTAAACCCTGTGGAACATCTCTCCCTACCTTTGGGAACTCCCATAGACTGTGTTCTGGCACATCCTGCACTGAACCTAGATCCTCGCCCACGTTGGGAACTACAGAACAACATTGCTGGTATTGAACAATTTACTCATCAGCAGATGCAAGTCCAGAACAGTGAGGAGAAGCACCCGGAGGGTGGTGAAAGGAGGAAGGGTCCTGATGCCAGACCTGGCTTGGGAGAGCTCAGTTCCACTGAGAAGGAACGTTTAGTAGAGAATAAGCGGCCTTGCAATGTGTTTGGCAACAAAAGGCTGTCGCCAACATCTGTTTCCTTCAATTTTCTTGAACAAGTAGATTTATCTTTGACAAATAAAAGTCAGTCAACAGAGAGTTCCAGGAATCTTGGTACATCATTGGAGAATAAACCAAATCAAGAACTGACTACTAGTACTGTTTTTAACCAATCAAATTCTGCATGTTCACAGCCAAAAGAAGCCGTTGACAAGGATAAGCAGGAAAAAATGACTTTCAAAGATCCCACGGAGTCCAAAATGAAGACAAAGGAGGCAGTTATCTCCAAGAAAAAACCAGACCTTCAATCTGACTCCAGCAACTCGCTTCCAGATGTTTGTATTTTTATGACATCAAGACATCTCAGACTTATGCCTGTCAGAACAGAACAATTGATTAAATGCCCCCGCCGGAACCAGCCAGTTGTTGTGTTAAACCATCCAGATGTTGATTCAGTGGAAGTGATTAATGTGATGAAGGTTGTCAACAAGTACAAAGGCAATGTCCTCAAAGTGGTTTTATCTGAGCGAACATGTGACCAGCTAGGTGTAAAACGGCATCACAGTCGACTTATCTATCAGAACACGGAGGCAATGCCAGTGAAAAAGCAGACTATGCtgaaaatgaaacttaaaaagaTCCACAAGAACAGCTACCAGGTAGTGGATTCCTTACCAGGTGAATCAGTACAGG